The nucleotide window CATTCATCATGATTGTAGACAAGCAGTCCATTGCGTCTCTGGGTCTGGTATACGACGGAGGTTCTTTGACGCACTTGGCCTACGGAGCCGGTATCGCGCTGGGATGTGTGGTTCTGGAATATCTGATCGGGCTGCTGTTTGGATATGTCAATGTAAGGCCTTCCATATTATCTGATGACTGTATTGCCTGCCTGCCACTGTTTTTGGGCGGTTTGATCGACTTTATGAGCGCGGCAATTTTTGAAGAGATCATTTTTCGGGGTTACGTATTCTATCTGCTCTATAATGCGTGGGGACTGGAAGTAGCAATCGCGATATCGTCATTCATATTCGCAGTCGCTCACCTGTTCAAACACAAGAGCATGCCGGCGTTGTTCACTCTCAACGCATTTATCTTTGGTCTCATCCTGGCATTTTGTAGATTCCATACGGGAACACTCTGGCTTCCTATCGGTTTGCACTTCGGCTGGAACGTGGCATCCGGGCCGATATTCGGTCTTCCCTGTTCCGGCCGCTCATACGAACGCGGGGTCGTAGTAAGCGACATATCCGGCCCTTCTTGGCTAACAGGCGGATTATATTCGCTCGATGCCGGCCTGCTGGGAACACTTGCGCTGGTCGTGGCGGCGATTGGACTATTGATCGTTGCGCCTATGCAATGAGTGTTATAACCTGCCGAAATATCGGAGGTTTGCTGCCTTGGAACGTTGTGAATACTGGCTGCCGGAGTCACGGACTCAGTGGTGCGAACTCATGAGCGGCGCATGCAAATGTGAAGGTAACGAGGCACACTGCGCAATTCATGGAGCGAGCATATCTTCATTCGTCAATAAGCAGGAGAGAGAGATAACCAGAGAAGAGTGTCTCAGAGACCAGAAAAAACGCTCGCACAATTATCTTAGCTGAGAGATTTTTCGTGCGGTCATAATCGCTTGCGCAACCTGTTTGCGTTTGGCGTATATAGCTTCAGGCGATCTTGAGAAACCGGGCAAGTCCATTACCAGGTCGTCTCCGATTTTTCTCTGCGAAATGGTCATGGGCATTGGCTTGGGTATTATATCTGAGTCTGTTTTCTCTTGACAACCGGTTTTCTTGGGGCTAAAATACTTTTGTGAAGAAGCTCTACGTTGTAAATCTTCGAGAGGGTGCCAGGATCGAAGAAGTATTCCTGGTAGTTACCAAGTCGGTTGCAAGCACACGCACCGGTTCGCAGTTCCTCAAAATGACCCTTGCTGATAAGACCGGCACGGTGGACAGCGTCAAATGGGACGCCACAGAATCCGAAATTGCGCGTATCAGCGAGGATGATTATGTACAGGTCCAGGCAGCCGTTAAGAGCTACAATGACCATCCTCAGCTTGTAATAGAGTCTTTTCAGCGCTGGGGCGAGGCTATTGACCCTTCGGACTTCCTACGAAGTTCACAACGCGACCCCGATAAAATGATGACTGAGCTTACAGCCATTTTGGAGCAGGTGACAAATCCCAAACTACGCACCCTGCTCGATGGGTTCTTTTCAAACAGCGAGTATGCGGTCAAGTTCAGGCAGGCTCCCGCCGCAAAAAAGATTCATCATGCATATATTGGCGGACTTCTTGAACACACGCTCAACGTCGTCCGAACGTGCGCCGCTCTTTCCGACCTCTATCCCAATACCGACCGTGAGCTGCTGCTGACTGCCGCAGCTCTGCACGATATCGGCAAGATAGATGAGTATCTCTGGTCAAGCTCGATCAAGTTTTCTGACGCGGGGCATCTGGTGGGGCATGTTGTGGGCGGAGCGATGATGGTGAAGGAAGCAGCGGACAAGATCGATGGTTTCGATCCGACAATGAGCCTTGCGCTCCAGCATATGATACTTTCTCATCACGGGGAAAAGGAGTGGGGCTCGCCCAAGCAGCCCAAGAGCATCGAAGCGGTTATGCTCCACACTGCTGACGACCTTGACGCAAAGCTGGCTATATTCGATGAGGCCATACACAACTCTGATAACGGCGGACTTTTTACTGAGCGTCACTTTTTGCTGGACAGACCGATATTCAAAGGCCTGCCAAGTTGCACCGGCCTCTTAGAAGATACGGGGCAGCCGGAAGAAGCGGTCCTGCCGAATGGTGATGCGGCTGATATGGAGAGCTTTGCCGCGGACGTTGATTACGATCCGTTTGCGGACGAATAGACAAGTTTGTATCGAGGAAGAGGGAGAGGGTGAAAGGAAGAGCGAGCTTAACAGCCGCTCTTCCTCCATTTTTGGGCAAATACACATTTGATGTTTATGCAGCTTTGATCTTGATTGCATGTAATGATATAGTGTGCATGTCATATGGAGAAATACGATAAGAAACAGACATACGAATACTGTCAGATACGCTCGAGTATGGTCAGGTTGGATGTCATACGCGTGACTGCCACTATGCCTGACTACGTTCGCTCAGAGGCGAATCTGCTTCCGGTCGGATGCAACAGGGCAAATGACTGCAAGCGCGAAGGCATAAGATGCATAGTATATGATAAATACGGCTCCGATCCATGCCCGGAAGCCTGGAAAGGAGAGTTCTGACATTTAGTATTTTATATTTTATATTTTATATTTGGGCTTTGGCGTATGGGATAAACCGGGGGAATAGTAGGGGAACGGCGTTCCTGTAATGGGCATATTCATCGCCGAACCTTGCTGCAAGCGCTCTTTCCTCGAAAATTATCAAATATGGTATTATGATCGCTACTGCCGCCGGCAGCATGACCAAACCCGATATAGACCTCTGAAGAAGCCCCACACCAAGCAGCAGAAAAATCAGCCCGATTATACTTGGATTTCTGGTATAAGCATACGGGCCGGTTGTCACCAGGACTTGGGTTGGGTGAAGCGCTGTTCCGAATGCTTCCAGCGGCAGTCCCTTGCCCACAAACAACAGATATGTATATGCCCATAAGACCCAGAACAAGCCTGCCAGGAATGAAAACGCCGCCAATATAAACAAAACAGGACTGTCGCTCAGATGTTCCAAGCCCAGAGATCGGTCAATCGCCTGCGCTATATACCAATACGCTGCCGGAACTACCGCGCCAATCAATACCAGGGAAAATGCTATGCCGAAGATGGCCTTTCTTGTACTCACAGTCATTGCAAGTCACCTGCTTGAAATAGAATGGCACGCCCGCCGCCGCACATTTCTTGTAATCACAGTCATTGGAAGTCATTCCTGGTTTGATTGATTACCCCGCCTTTAAGATTACCCTGTAATTACAAGTAGCCAAACATGAAGATGGGCCGGGGAAATCTCTCCCCGGCCCAAAACAAGACACAGCAAAAACTGTGCTAAGTGATTCACGGTAAGTCGCTTGCACAACGCTATAGTTTTTGCGCCACAAAAACCACAAGCAATCGTGCAATTTACTAAGCGTAAATTGCTTAGACTTTCGCCACAGTGCCATCTATAGCAGGCACGATTATCTTCTCAACGAAGTCTTCCACCTTATCCGGCGTAACATGCCCATGCACCTTGCCGTTGACTTCCACATTCGGGCCCTTATCGCAGTTCTCAAAGCAGAAGCTGGCCTTGAAGTCTATCTTATCGCTTATGCCCTTCTTTTCAGCCAGGTCCATAAGCTTGCGCATGGTGTCGTATGAACCGTTTGCGTAGCAGCATGTGCCTATGCAGACGCTCACGCTAACTTTATCAGCCGCGCCGCCTTCCTGCACGTCAATAACCTCACCGGTGAGCCGTTTGCGGTGCTTATACTGAGTGTGCAGCAGATGATGCGCCGCAGTGCTGTTAGGCTCTTTCAGCCAGTTGCGATATGCTTCCTGCACAAACGGGTTGTCCTTTGCATTATGCAATGTCTGGACGCGGTCGCAGTCATACAGCGCATTCTTGCGCCGCTCACGAGCATCCATATCATTTGGCAGAGGCTGCCCAGCTCCGCCGATACACCCGCCGCGGCAGCTCATCACTTCGACTATATCGTACTTCGCCTCGCCGCTCTTGATCTTTTCGAGCAAGTCGCGAGTGTTTGCCAGGCCGTTGACTACCGCCAACCGCACTGTCTCACCATTAATGCTGACCTCGGTCTCTTTCACTCCGTCAAGGCCGCGCACCTGGTAGAACTCATAACTCCGATTAGGCTGACCCTCTTGAGCGGTCGCAAGTCTCAGAACAGCTTCGGCCACGCCGCCGCTGGCTCCAAAGATGATGCCAGCGCCGGTCTTGAACCCGAACGGCATATCCATAGACTCCGGCGGAATCTCGCTGAAGACAATGCCCGCCTGGCTGATCATTTTTACGATCTCTTGAGTGGTCAAGACAACGTCCACATCGGGTACGCCGTCGTGGCTGAACTCAGGCCGTGACGCCTCGAACTTCTTGGCTGTGCACGGCATCACGGAGACGACTATCAAGTTCTCCGGCTTGACCTCCAGGTCCTGCGGCAGATACTTCTTTGCGAGCGAGCCGAACATCTGCTGTGGGCTCTTGCAGCTTGACAAATTGCCTACAAACTCAGGATAGAACTGCTCAACAAACTTCACCCATGCCGGGCAGCAGCTTGTGAACTGCGGCAGCTTCTCTCCTGTTTCGAGCCTCTTCAAAAACTCGGTGCCTTCTTCCATAGTGGTAAGGTCCGCTGCAAATGATGTGTCGTATATGCGCGAAAAGCCGACCTTGCGCAGCGCGGCGGAAGTCTTTCCCATGGCAAGTTCGCCGTCCAACACGCCGAACGCTTCGCCGACAGCAGTCCTTACCGCAGGCGCAATCTGCACGACCACGACCTTGTCGGGGTCATAGATAGCTTTCCAGACCTTGTCCACTTCGCTCTTTACAGTCAGAGCGCCTGTCGGGCAAACAGTTGAGCACTGGCCGCAGTAAACGCACTCGACCTCATTGAGGCACTTACCGAACGCCGGGCTGACCTTCACAGACGATCCGCGTCCCACAAAGTCCAGAACACCGATCCCCTGCACTTCCTTGCACATTCTTACACAGTCTCCGCAGAGAATGCACTTATTGGGGTCTCTGACCAGCGATTTGTTGGACATGTCCACAGGCTCCATTTTGGAACTTGTGGGGAAGCGCACGTCCTTGACACCCAGCCTCTCGGCCAGCGACTGCAGACGGCAGTTGGTGTTCTTGTCGCACGTCTGGCAGTTGCCGTGATGGTTAGCCAGCAGCAGCTCGAGCGCCATCTTGCGGATGCGCATTGTCCTTACAGTGTTTGTACGAACTACCATACCCGGCTCAGGCGGGGTGGAGCAGGTGGGCTGAAGCCCTCTGCCTTCTATCTCGCAGATGCACATCCTGCACGCGCCGTATACCGACAGCTCAGAGTGGTAGCAAAATGTCGGCAGATCGATTCCCGCTTTGCGTATTACTTCAAGCAGGTTCTTTTCACCGGTCAGTTCGACCCTGGTTCCATCAACTGTTATATAATTTTTATCCATTATCTAATCCCTCACTTTGGGTGTTAGGTGATGGGTGATAGGTGTTGGCGAACAGCTACTAATACCCAACACCTAATACCTAACACCTACAAAGTTACCGCTCCGAATTTGCACACATCCGCGCACACGCCGCACTTGATGCACTTTGCCGCGTCGATCACGAATGGGCTCTTGATCTCGCCGGATATCGCGCCGACCGGGCACTTCTTTGCGCACAGCCCGCAGCCCTTGCATTTTTCGGTTGTGATCGTGTATGTCTTGAATGCATGGCATTGACCCGCCGGGCAGACCTTGTCCACCACGTGGGCGATATATTCGTCACGGAAGTGCTTCAGGGTCGAAAGGACCGGGTTCGGAGCCGTTTTACCGAGTCCGCAAAGCGCGCCGTCCCTGACTGTAAGCGCAAGCTCTTCAAGCAAGTCGATATCTTCAAGTGTGCCTTCGCCTCTGACGATCTTTTTAAGGATCTCGAGCATCCGCTTGGTTCCCTCGCGACACAGGACGCACTTTCCGCACGACTCGCTCTGGGTAAAGGTCATGAAGTAACGCGCGACCTCCACCATGCATGTGCCCTCGTCGAGGATTACAAGTCCGCCGCTGCCGACCATTGCTCCCGCCGCGCGGAGACTGTCATAATCCAGCGGCAGATCGAGGTGCTCCTTGGTCAGGCATGCGCCGGACGGTCCGCCGATCTGCACGGCCTTGAACTCGTGGCCGGGTGTGCGGATACCGCCGCCGATATCATACACGACCTGCCTGATAGTTGTTCCGAGCGGAACCTCGATAAGACCCGTATTGGTGACCTCGCCCGTAATGGAGAACGTCTTGGTCCCCGGAGACTTCTCAACTCCGAAACTTCTGAACCACTCCGCTCCATGGAGGATGATTTTTGAGACGTTGGCATAGGTCTCAACATTATTGATAACCGTAGGCTTTCCCCACAGACCCGACTGTGCCGGGAACGGCGGCTTGGGCCTTGGCATACCTCTTTGACCCTCAATCGAGGCGATCAGAGCGGTCTCCTCGCCGCAGACGAATGCTCCGGCGCCCTCTTTGATATGAATGTCGAATGAGAAGGGGCTTCCCATCACGTTCTTGCCCAGTATTCCCGCCTCGGTAGCTTGCTCGATCGCTCGCCTCAGGCTCTTAATTGCGAGGGGATACTCGGCTCGAACATAGATATAGCCTTCATCCGCCCCTATGGCGTAACCCGCGATCAGCATTCCTTCGAGTATCGCATGGGGATTGCCTTCCATCACAGCGCCGTCCATGAATGCGCCGGGGTCGCCCTCGTCACCGTTGCAGACAACATATTTCTTTTCACCCTGAACGGCTGCAGTGAGAGTCCACTTGCGACCGGTCGGGAATCCTGCGCCGCCGCGTCCTCTCAAGCCGGAGTCCAGCACTTCTCGGCAGACGTCTTCAGGAGTCATCGAGAAGATAACTTCACTTGCAGCCTTGTAGCCGTCCCGGGCTATATACTGGCGAATATCTTTCGGGTCGATGGTGCCGCAGTCGGAAAGGAGAATGTTGGTCTGGTGCTTATAGAACGGGATATCTTCCCGGGTCTTATAGCTCTTGCCGGTCGCGTCATCCTTGAGAAGGAGCCTGTCGATTACGCGGCCATTGAGGACTGTCTCTTCGACTATCTCAGCCGCGTCTTCGGGCTTGAGTTTCATGTATAGGTAATTGTAAGGCTCGATTTTAAGGATCGGACCGTGCTGACAGAGTCCCTGACAGCCGCTTGCAGAAAGGCGCACACCATCTTTCTTTTCTTCGAGAATATCGATCTTTAGAGGCACGTTCTTGCGTTCAAGCTCTGCATTAAGAGCTTCAAACACTTCACGAGCGCCGCTTGCAACGCAGCCGTTGCCGCAGCAGAGTGTCAGCCTGATCTTCTCCGCGGCAATTGCGGCCTGAACATCGGCTTTGATCTTGGTAAGGTCCTGTGGAGAACTGATAATTCCTATTGTGCTCAACGGGCTGCCTCCTTCTCCAATTCATCAATCGCGGCGACAACCTTATCGGGGGTCATGTGGCCGTAAATTTTATCGTTAATGACCACGGCGGGCGCAAGCCCGCATGCGCCGAGGCAGCTCACTGTCTCAAGTGTATAGCGCATATCCTTGGTCGTTCTCTGGCCATCTTTAAGGCCGATTTTGTTTCGGATGGCGTCAATGATGGTCTTGTTGCCGCGCACATGGCAAGCTGTTCCATCGCAGACTCTAATCAAATACTTGCCCTTCGGCTCCAGCGAAAACTGCGCATAAAATGTAGCTACGCCGAAGACTGTCGCCGGCGGCACATCCAACGCTGTTGCGATAAAGGCCAGAATTTCCTCAGGCAGGTATCGGTATTCATCCTGAACCTTCTGCAGGATCGGTATCAGCGAGGATTCTTTTGTGCCGCATTCCTCGATGATATCGAGCACGCGCTGAAAGCTTCTGTCAGCGCTTTTTGGTTTTTCATGCGTGACTGCTTGTGCCACTATACTACCCCCGTAATAATTCAGACAATAGACAACAGATAATAGGCAACAAGACTGTTGCCCTGTTGCCTATTACCTACTTTTTCATCGTTCTCATGCGAAATGAGAGCGTCATAAGCCCCTGTTCCAGGCGCATGTTTTCGACAATCACATCCGACGGCACGTCAATCTCGATAGGCGAGAAGTTCCATATGCCTCTGATGCCTGCCGTCACGAGCAGATTGGCCGCGCTCTGCGCAGCCGAAGCAGGCACTGTAATACATGCTGCTTCAATCATCTCACTCTTAATTACGCCGAATAGCTCAGTTATATTGCGGACCTTAATGCCATGGGCTTCAGTCCCTATGACTTCAGGGTTCACATCAAAAATTGCTTTTAGCTGGAAGCCGCCCTGGCTCCACACTTCGCTGCCCGCCAACGCGCGTCCCAGGTTACCGAACCCGACCAGTGCGATCTTTTTGACGTTGTCGACATCCAGAGCCGCGATTATCGTGCGTTCCAGCGTTTCGATATCATAGCCTGACCTGGGCCTGCCGACCGCGCCGAGCGCCACCAGGTCCTGCCTGACTCTTGAACTGGATATTCCAAAAAGCCTCGCCAGTTCTTCGCTCGTTGCCGTCTTTTTCCCTTCGCTTTTAAGTTGTCCAAGGTATGTCAGATAGCTTTCGAATCTCAGAATGACTGCTTTGGGCACCATTGCCTCCAATTTTCCACACAATGGGAATTGTTATTCCACTAACGATTATATCCTACCATTCGTACTGCCATTCGTCAACAGATATCTTAGCCGGATTTCTTATTTAATGAAAATAACCTATAAGCTTAAGTAAGCGTTCACATTTAATCGTTAGCAAGGAAACTTTGTTGCGATTGGAGTGCGAGCTATTTGGATGCGGTGTTCCGGCCATGCTCGTAGACATACAGCACGTTCGTGAGTGATCTACTAGGAGATGATATGTTTTTTCCACGGTAGTGCATTGCCGATGACGACCCGCCGTCAAAGTTAAGCGCGTCCGTGCAGCCAAGATCGCTCATGATGGATGCCAGCGTATACAGTGAGCATGCAGAGGATGTGCTCACGAATATGAGTCTGTTTTTGCCGGTGAGGCCGACAGCCGTCCTTCGCGCGCTTCCCAGAACGTGCGAGTCCCTGAAACCTTCGCCGTATGGGTCGAGTGTAATGTTTCCGTCAGTGAGAAGACGCGGGCCGCACGCCATGACGGTTTCAAACCTGCTCCAGTCGGTATGGCGATTACGTATTGTGGGGACAAACGTCACTTTGTTATCCGATGTGATGCAAAGCCCCGTGCCCATCCCGCCAAAATGCGCCGTATTGCCGCCGATCACTATATCGCCTATTGGTTTCAGACTGCGGTTGCAGAAGAACGTGCCGTTGATGGCTGCCGTAGGCTTCAGACGGTGCATGAATGATCTGAACGATTCACCTCTGCCGACCCCGTTTTTTGCAATGGCTGCACTGATATGCACTGATGGATCGTCCATATTGATGTAGATAACATTGACGGCATGCCCGCGCACAAACGCCCTTGAATAACTTACCGACTTGCAGGATGTCTCATTTTCTCTGACTGCGGCAGTCCCCGGCTCTGCATGGGCGAGAAGAATCCTTACGGCGCCTGCTTTTTTGCGATAACGAGCAATAGATATAGGGGTTCGGCCGTAGTTGTCTTTTACATTGACATCTGCATTG belongs to Armatimonadota bacterium and includes:
- a CDS encoding CPBP family intramembrane glutamic endopeptidase, which codes for MPLFETCAKLAVYLFCIGLALELSHRFYWKMNEQVAQSQMSSFSRTLLGVLIACIPMGTSVAITLAFIMIVDKQSIASLGLVYDGGSLTHLAYGAGIALGCVVLEYLIGLLFGYVNVRPSILSDDCIACLPLFLGGLIDFMSAAIFEEIIFRGYVFYLLYNAWGLEVAIAISSFIFAVAHLFKHKSMPALFTLNAFIFGLILAFCRFHTGTLWLPIGLHFGWNVASGPIFGLPCSGRSYERGVVVSDISGPSWLTGGLYSLDAGLLGTLALVVAAIGLLIVAPMQ
- a CDS encoding HD domain-containing protein, producing the protein MKKLYVVNLREGARIEEVFLVVTKSVASTRTGSQFLKMTLADKTGTVDSVKWDATESEIARISEDDYVQVQAAVKSYNDHPQLVIESFQRWGEAIDPSDFLRSSQRDPDKMMTELTAILEQVTNPKLRTLLDGFFSNSEYAVKFRQAPAAKKIHHAYIGGLLEHTLNVVRTCAALSDLYPNTDRELLLTAAALHDIGKIDEYLWSSSIKFSDAGHLVGHVVGGAMMVKEAADKIDGFDPTMSLALQHMILSHHGEKEWGSPKQPKSIEAVMLHTADDLDAKLAIFDEAIHNSDNGGLFTERHFLLDRPIFKGLPSCTGLLEDTGQPEEAVLPNGDAADMESFAADVDYDPFADE
- a CDS encoding isoprenylcysteine carboxylmethyltransferase family protein; protein product: MTVSTRKAIFGIAFSLVLIGAVVPAAYWYIAQAIDRSLGLEHLSDSPVLFILAAFSFLAGLFWVLWAYTYLLFVGKGLPLEAFGTALHPTQVLVTTGPYAYTRNPSIIGLIFLLLGVGLLQRSISGLVMLPAAVAIIIPYLIIFEERALAARFGDEYAHYRNAVPLLFPRFIPYAKAQI
- a CDS encoding [FeFe] hydrogenase, group A; protein product: MDKNYITVDGTRVELTGEKNLLEVIRKAGIDLPTFCYHSELSVYGACRMCICEIEGRGLQPTCSTPPEPGMVVRTNTVRTMRIRKMALELLLANHHGNCQTCDKNTNCRLQSLAERLGVKDVRFPTSSKMEPVDMSNKSLVRDPNKCILCGDCVRMCKEVQGIGVLDFVGRGSSVKVSPAFGKCLNEVECVYCGQCSTVCPTGALTVKSEVDKVWKAIYDPDKVVVVQIAPAVRTAVGEAFGVLDGELAMGKTSAALRKVGFSRIYDTSFAADLTTMEEGTEFLKRLETGEKLPQFTSCCPAWVKFVEQFYPEFVGNLSSCKSPQQMFGSLAKKYLPQDLEVKPENLIVVSVMPCTAKKFEASRPEFSHDGVPDVDVVLTTQEIVKMISQAGIVFSEIPPESMDMPFGFKTGAGIIFGASGGVAEAVLRLATAQEGQPNRSYEFYQVRGLDGVKETEVSINGETVRLAVVNGLANTRDLLEKIKSGEAKYDIVEVMSCRGGCIGGAGQPLPNDMDARERRKNALYDCDRVQTLHNAKDNPFVQEAYRNWLKEPNSTAAHHLLHTQYKHRKRLTGEVIDVQEGGAADKVSVSVCIGTCCYANGSYDTMRKLMDLAEKKGISDKIDFKASFCFENCDKGPNVEVNGKVHGHVTPDKVEDFVEKIIVPAIDGTVAKV
- the nuoF gene encoding NADH-quinone oxidoreductase subunit NuoF, giving the protein MSTIGIISSPQDLTKIKADVQAAIAAEKIRLTLCCGNGCVASGAREVFEALNAELERKNVPLKIDILEEKKDGVRLSASGCQGLCQHGPILKIEPYNYLYMKLKPEDAAEIVEETVLNGRVIDRLLLKDDATGKSYKTREDIPFYKHQTNILLSDCGTIDPKDIRQYIARDGYKAASEVIFSMTPEDVCREVLDSGLRGRGGAGFPTGRKWTLTAAVQGEKKYVVCNGDEGDPGAFMDGAVMEGNPHAILEGMLIAGYAIGADEGYIYVRAEYPLAIKSLRRAIEQATEAGILGKNVMGSPFSFDIHIKEGAGAFVCGEETALIASIEGQRGMPRPKPPFPAQSGLWGKPTVINNVETYANVSKIILHGAEWFRSFGVEKSPGTKTFSITGEVTNTGLIEVPLGTTIRQVVYDIGGGIRTPGHEFKAVQIGGPSGACLTKEHLDLPLDYDSLRAAGAMVGSGGLVILDEGTCMVEVARYFMTFTQSESCGKCVLCREGTKRMLEILKKIVRGEGTLEDIDLLEELALTVRDGALCGLGKTAPNPVLSTLKHFRDEYIAHVVDKVCPAGQCHAFKTYTITTEKCKGCGLCAKKCPVGAISGEIKSPFVIDAAKCIKCGVCADVCKFGAVTL
- the nuoE gene encoding NADH-quinone oxidoreductase subunit NuoE, whose amino-acid sequence is MAQAVTHEKPKSADRSFQRVLDIIEECGTKESSLIPILQKVQDEYRYLPEEILAFIATALDVPPATVFGVATFYAQFSLEPKGKYLIRVCDGTACHVRGNKTIIDAIRNKIGLKDGQRTTKDMRYTLETVSCLGACGLAPAVVINDKIYGHMTPDKVVAAIDELEKEAAR
- a CDS encoding redox-sensing transcriptional repressor Rex, which gives rise to MVPKAVILRFESYLTYLGQLKSEGKKTATSEELARLFGISSSRVRQDLVALGAVGRPRSGYDIETLERTIIAALDVDNVKKIALVGFGNLGRALAGSEVWSQGGFQLKAIFDVNPEVIGTEAHGIKVRNITELFGVIKSEMIEAACITVPASAAQSAANLLVTAGIRGIWNFSPIEIDVPSDVIVENMRLEQGLMTLSFRMRTMKK
- a CDS encoding ankyrin repeat domain-containing protein, coding for MLRYACLALCVLICSPVLAGEIHKAAARGDLARVQELVNADPALVNSQDISGATPLHWAVDRNQRTMADLLIALGANINAKKKNGVTPTHIAAGEGRIEILELLLSRNADVNVKDNYGRTPISIARYRKKAGAVRILLAHAEPGTAAVRENETSCKSVSYSRAFVRGHAVNVIYINMDDPSVHISAAIAKNGVGRGESFRSFMHRLKPTAAINGTFFCNRSLKPIGDIVIGGNTAHFGGMGTGLCITSDNKVTFVPTIRNRHTDWSRFETVMACGPRLLTDGNITLDPYGEGFRDSHVLGSARRTAVGLTGKNRLIFVSTSSACSLYTLASIMSDLGCTDALNFDGGSSSAMHYRGKNISSPSRSLTNVLYVYEHGRNTASK